From Nicotiana tabacum cultivar K326 chromosome 22, ASM71507v2, whole genome shotgun sequence, one genomic window encodes:
- the LOC107779599 gene encoding uncharacterized protein LOC107779599 has protein sequence MDKAKAFLEPTQVESDRVSSLAFPPHRFGAEFSFYQYYALRGIRVDRVEPGQVFCSFKVPPRLTDREGKLASGAIANLVDEVGGAVIYVEGLPMNVSVDMSISFLSSAKADDELEIVGRVLGQKGGYSGTSVLLKNKTTGELIAEGRHSLFGKHASKI, from the exons ATGGATAAAGCGAAAGCTTTTCTTGAACCAACCCAAGTAGAATCGGACCGGGTTTCATCACTTGCATTTCCTCCTCACCGATTCGGGGCCGAGTTTAGCTTCTATCAGTATTATGCGCTCAGAGGCATCCGAGTTGATCGAGTTGAACCGGGTCAAGTCTTTTGCTCCTTCAAAGTTCCTCCTCGCCTCACT GATAGAGAAGGAAAACTAGCATCTGGAGCCATTGCCAATCTAGTTGACGAAGTCGGGGGTGCAGTAATCTATGTGGAGGGTCTCCCGATGAATGTATCAGTGGATATGTCGATTTCATTTCTTTCAAGTGCGAAGGCAGAT GATGAGCTGGAGATCGTTGGTCGAGTCTTGGGTCAGAAAGGAGGTTATTCTGGGACAAGTGtacttttgaaaaataaaactacTGGGGAGCTCATTGCTGAGGGGCGCCATTCGTTATTTGGTAAACATGCCAGTAAAATATGA
- the LOC107779598 gene encoding uncharacterized protein LOC107779598: protein MSLIKLRKTPRFYDQTEKTKQMDKAKAYLEQIQGESDRVSSLAFHPHRLGTDYSFYEYYALRRIRVDRVEPGQVFCTFKVPPRLTDREGKLASGAIANLVDEVGGAVVFVEGLPRNVSVDMSISLLSSAKADDELEIIGRVLGQKGGYSGTSVLVKNKATGELIAEGRHSLFGKHASKM from the exons ATGAGTCTTATAAAATTGAGGAAAACGCCAAGATTCTACGACCagaccgagaagacgaagcaaaTGGATAAAGCAAAAGCTTATCTTGAACAAATCCAGGGAGAATCGGACCGGGTTTCGTCTCTTGCATTTCATCCTCACCGGCTCGGCACAGACTATAGCTTCTATGAGTATTATGCGCTCAGACGCATCCGAGTTGACCGAGTTGAACCGGGTCAAGTTTTTTGCACCTTCAAAGTTCCTCCTCGTCTCACT GATAGAGAAGGGAAACTAGCATCAGGCGCCATCGCGAATCTAGTTGACGAAGTTGGTGGTGCTGTAGTCTTTGTGGAGGGTCTCCCAAGGAATGTATCTGTAGACATgtcaatttcacttctttcaagtgCGAAGGCCGAT GATGAATTGGAGATCATTGGTCGAGTCTTAGGTCAGAAAGGAGGTTATTCTGGAACAAGTGTACTTGTGAAAAATAAAGCTACTGGGGAGCTCATTGCTGAGGGGCGGCATTCACTATTTGGTAAACATGCTAGTAAAATGTGA